The following coding sequences are from one Enterococcus sp. 4G2_DIV0659 window:
- a CDS encoding MBL fold metallo-hydrolase, which yields MKITVLGCLGAYPYKGEGTSSYLLESDGFKLLLDAGSTTLVNLEEHLDPLTLDAVILSHYHYDHIADLGVLQYYRQLYPVMEPTPILPIYGHTDDSVHFEALNMPGVSKAVPYFEAEELKIGPFLVTFMKTIHPVPCYAMRFVEEKTGKVFVFTGDSGYLESFIDFTKDADVFLADTYLFEGNEKHHAHFTAKESGEIAKAANVKKLILTHLPQHGSLEELKKQAEKAAGNQVSVCLAKKNLVIEI from the coding sequence ATGAAAATAACCGTTTTAGGCTGTCTTGGTGCGTATCCATATAAAGGCGAAGGAACCAGTTCGTACCTGCTAGAATCAGATGGTTTTAAGCTATTGTTAGATGCTGGAAGCACAACCTTAGTCAATTTAGAAGAGCATCTTGATCCATTAACATTAGATGCCGTGATCTTATCTCATTATCATTACGATCATATCGCTGATCTAGGAGTGTTGCAGTATTATCGCCAATTGTATCCAGTGATGGAGCCGACTCCTATCTTGCCGATTTATGGACATACAGATGATTCTGTTCATTTTGAAGCACTGAATATGCCTGGTGTGTCAAAAGCAGTTCCCTATTTTGAAGCGGAAGAATTAAAAATAGGTCCTTTTCTTGTTACCTTTATGAAAACAATCCATCCAGTTCCATGTTATGCGATGCGTTTTGTAGAAGAGAAAACGGGCAAAGTATTTGTTTTTACAGGGGATTCCGGTTATTTAGAAAGTTTCATTGATTTTACAAAAGATGCAGATGTATTTTTGGCTGACACTTATTTGTTCGAAGGAAATGAGAAGCATCACGCACATTTTACCGCAAAAGAATCTGGAGAAATTGCAAAAGCTGCCAATGTCAAAAAACTGATTCTGACTCATTTACCTCAACATGGCTCGTTGGAGGAATTGAAAAAACAAGCTGAAAAAGCCGCTGGAAATCAAGTGTCCGTTTGTTTAGCGAAGAAAAATTTAGTGATTGAAATTTAA
- a CDS encoding Ig-like domain-containing protein produces the protein MKKQIVKSSLYIMFFFFCFYLLTTYSNDKVNAETRSTNDIFLDSSKWKVTFEKTTYVINSDVTYKESYDLSATKIDFNLGKGYIRLEPGTDVIGLWIWEQSYGNYYDQWTQTWKTRVYTAKLSQTVPLEKGRYYQFKAKYELSYRTALPNYDHDVGYMDIVGISGKKFIMSANNSELAKGMVNAVHTVKAPETKNYEFQQKFIAPYDGEADGVYADARWFISDITYKDVTNEWLTLKDRINGLFINVEQKELKLSTTTQMVKELKKEVEDFDSILTPTDKMSLENVLTKAQTLLNKINVTITTGELVDNPEQQESYTLVGKTYPNAFLSFSGSASLPEGQLSSEVKGDTSNYQIRANNDGAFSYRLPRDSYFKAGEKVEVKSMLNGKFATVTKTVQDTTPPEAPKLDSVADISSSFSGDAEPNATINLYESGTNVVFLTGKVDDKGRFDLRIPEERKPLIPYKNYEVTATDGGGNTSVFSNTQQVKDTIPPSAEAILQYVSIGSEIPNVSTMIKNIYDNAGSEAVTKMLIKEPDLTKVGRATAIVELMDKAQNKTPIEVPFLVESPDVVKDGTYMLYGESFSALAVDYPDTEKEQIEFILANSKGNAWELSTAKERKGLISVDKTSVQKAAGTYELSLSIGAITKKITMTLLPGTLGIKKHSTDISFGEVTIKSKRQNIMQQKAVELTIEDTRIIKNQWRLTAQLTDLFQNAKGEKESGLGLYVKEIGHEIIPINSQVANEVFNSKESDKREVGILFSESSRSLNLEVMPGKILKEIAYTTKINWTIENGP, from the coding sequence ATGAAGAAGCAAATAGTTAAAAGTAGCTTATACATAATGTTTTTCTTTTTTTGTTTTTACTTACTTACAACTTATTCGAATGATAAAGTGAACGCTGAAACACGTTCCACCAATGATATTTTTTTAGATAGCTCGAAATGGAAAGTGACATTCGAAAAAACAACATATGTTATAAACAGTGATGTTACCTATAAAGAATCATATGATCTTTCAGCAACTAAGATCGATTTTAACCTTGGTAAAGGATATATAAGACTTGAACCAGGTACTGATGTAATTGGATTATGGATATGGGAGCAGTCGTACGGTAATTATTATGATCAATGGACTCAGACTTGGAAGACTAGAGTGTACACGGCAAAGCTTAGTCAAACTGTTCCTTTAGAGAAAGGACGTTATTATCAATTTAAGGCTAAGTACGAACTAAGTTATAGAACAGCTCTGCCCAATTATGATCATGATGTTGGTTATATGGATATTGTTGGAATATCTGGGAAAAAGTTTATTATGTCAGCCAATAACTCAGAATTGGCTAAAGGAATGGTCAACGCTGTACATACAGTTAAAGCCCCTGAAACAAAAAATTATGAGTTTCAACAAAAATTTATAGCTCCTTATGACGGGGAAGCAGATGGTGTATATGCTGATGCACGATGGTTTATATCCGATATAACTTATAAAGATGTCACAAATGAGTGGCTAACATTGAAAGATAGAATAAATGGATTGTTTATAAATGTTGAACAAAAGGAGTTAAAACTAAGTACAACAACTCAAATGGTAAAAGAGTTAAAAAAAGAAGTAGAAGACTTTGATAGTATTCTAACCCCGACTGACAAGATGAGCCTAGAAAATGTGTTAACAAAAGCGCAAACACTATTAAATAAAATCAATGTAACGATAACAACAGGAGAGTTAGTTGATAATCCTGAACAACAGGAAAGTTATACTTTAGTGGGGAAAACATATCCTAACGCCTTCCTATCTTTTTCAGGTAGTGCTTCCTTACCAGAAGGGCAATTGAGTTCAGAAGTCAAAGGGGATACAAGCAACTATCAAATTCGTGCAAATAATGATGGGGCGTTTAGTTATAGATTACCTAGAGATTCTTATTTTAAAGCAGGAGAAAAAGTTGAAGTTAAAAGTATGTTGAACGGGAAGTTTGCTACAGTGACTAAAACGGTACAAGATACGACTCCTCCAGAAGCACCTAAGTTAGATTCAGTTGCTGATATATCTAGTTCATTTTCAGGAGATGCTGAACCCAATGCCACAATTAACCTGTACGAATCAGGGACTAATGTTGTATTTTTAACAGGAAAAGTTGATGACAAGGGACGTTTTGACCTCCGTATTCCGGAAGAGAGAAAACCATTAATACCTTATAAAAATTACGAAGTAACTGCAACTGATGGTGGAGGAAATACAAGTGTATTCTCGAACACTCAACAAGTAAAAGATACGATTCCACCTAGTGCTGAAGCTATTCTTCAGTATGTAAGCATAGGATCAGAGATTCCGAATGTTTCTACTATGATAAAGAATATCTATGACAATGCAGGTTCTGAAGCTGTTACAAAAATGCTGATTAAAGAGCCAGACTTAACAAAAGTAGGTCGAGCAACTGCGATAGTTGAGTTAATGGATAAGGCGCAGAATAAAACACCTATTGAGGTTCCTTTTCTAGTAGAAAGTCCAGATGTAGTGAAAGATGGCACGTACATGCTTTATGGTGAAAGCTTTAGTGCACTAGCGGTAGATTATCCGGACACAGAAAAAGAACAGATAGAATTTATTTTAGCGAATAGTAAGGGGAATGCTTGGGAATTATCAACCGCTAAAGAAAGAAAAGGATTGATTTCTGTTGATAAGACATCTGTACAAAAAGCTGCTGGAACCTATGAATTATCATTAAGTATCGGAGCAATAACTAAAAAAATAACAATGACCTTATTACCTGGTACATTAGGTATTAAAAAGCATTCGACAGATATTTCATTTGGCGAAGTAACGATTAAATCGAAAAGACAAAACATCATGCAACAAAAAGCGGTTGAGCTAACGATAGAAGACACTAGAATTATCAAAAATCAATGGCGCTTAACTGCTCAGTTGACAGATCTTTTTCAAAATGCAAAAGGAGAAAAAGAATCAGGATTAGGCTTATATGTAAAAGAGATAGGACATGAAATAATACCAATCAATAGCCAAGTTGCTAATGAAGTATTTAATTCAAAAGAAAGTGATAAGCGAGAGGTCGGTATCCTATTTTCTGAATCATCGCGTTCATTGAATTTAGAAGTTATGCCTGGAAAAATATTAAAAGAAATTGCTTATACGACTAAAATCAATTGGACGATAGAAAATGGACCATAA
- a CDS encoding aspartate/glutamate racemase family protein — MKTIGLLGGMSWESSAGYYKLINETIKTELGGLHSAKCILFSVDFQEIETYQFSNQWDKSAELLTDACLSLEKAGADYIVICTNTMHKVAEVLQQKINIPILHIAKVTSAELKRNKIKKVGLLGTKFTMEENFYKQIIENDGIEVIIPNQNDRDKISKIIYEELCLGELKEKSKQFYLEVVDRLHQQGAQGVILGCTEIGMLISKSDTAVPLFDTTKIHAVEAALKSLEK; from the coding sequence ATGAAGACCATTGGATTATTGGGTGGTATGAGTTGGGAAAGTTCTGCTGGCTATTATAAATTAATCAATGAAACGATTAAAACAGAACTAGGCGGACTTCATTCGGCAAAATGTATTTTATTTAGTGTTGATTTTCAGGAAATTGAAACCTATCAATTTTCAAATCAATGGGATAAAAGTGCTGAATTACTGACAGATGCTTGTCTTTCTTTAGAAAAAGCGGGAGCAGATTATATTGTTATTTGTACGAATACCATGCACAAAGTTGCAGAAGTACTCCAACAAAAAATCAATATTCCCATTCTTCATATTGCTAAAGTCACTTCCGCGGAATTAAAGCGGAATAAAATAAAAAAAGTCGGTTTACTAGGAACAAAATTTACAATGGAAGAAAATTTTTACAAGCAAATTATTGAAAATGACGGAATTGAGGTAATTATTCCAAATCAAAACGACCGTGACAAGATCAGTAAAATTATCTACGAAGAACTGTGTTTAGGAGAGTTGAAAGAGAAGTCCAAACAGTTTTATTTAGAAGTTGTTGACCGATTACACCAACAAGGGGCTCAGGGAGTTATTTTAGGATGTACAGAAATTGGGATGCTGATTTCAAAAAGTGATACTGCTGTTCCACTTTTTGATACAACTAAAATTCATGCTGTCGAAGCGGCCTTGAAGTCTTTAGAAAAATAA
- a CDS encoding endonuclease III domain-containing protein, producing MKTDELKIQVLNRLVQHYGFQHWWEDENRLSDWVSMILIQQTTEKNAHQALSNLESYLTIEKLDSIELEKLQELIRPAGFFKQKSMYIKELIHWFMSHGSDFDKFYEYSTEELRKELLTIKGVGPETADAMLLYIFERNVFIADQYGIRLFNRLGFGPYKTYEEMRKDFIHLTESIPYKLCKEWHAVIDVHGKHFNKDKNMDESFLIS from the coding sequence ATGAAAACAGATGAACTAAAAATACAAGTGCTAAACAGATTAGTCCAACATTATGGATTCCAGCATTGGTGGGAAGACGAGAATCGTCTGTCTGACTGGGTATCAATGATCCTAATTCAGCAAACAACGGAAAAAAATGCACATCAGGCATTAAGCAATTTAGAATCTTATTTAACCATCGAAAAACTAGACTCTATTGAATTGGAAAAACTTCAAGAACTCATTCGTCCGGCTGGATTTTTCAAACAAAAAAGTATGTACATTAAAGAATTGATTCATTGGTTTATGTCTCATGGGAGTGATTTTGATAAGTTTTACGAGTATTCTACTGAAGAACTTAGAAAGGAACTTTTGACGATCAAAGGTGTCGGCCCGGAAACAGCGGATGCCATGTTACTTTATATCTTTGAACGAAACGTTTTTATCGCTGATCAGTATGGGATTCGTTTGTTTAATCGTTTAGGATTTGGTCCATACAAGACCTATGAAGAAATGAGGAAAGACTTTATTCATTTGACTGAGTCAATTCCTTATAAACTGTGTAAAGAGTGGCATGCAGTGATTGATGTTCATGGAAAGCATTTTAATAAAGATAAGAATATGGACGAATCCTTTTTAATTTCCTAA
- a CDS encoding O-methyltransferase has product MRNEMMHRPVVKKELVDFMRNKQKKIQGELGVIEEEAHEAGVPIIPHETVVFLQFFLNQIKPKNILEIGTAIGFSSSLMAQYVGEEGHVTTIDRFDVMIRKAKVTYERLGLTDKVTLLEGQAAEILPTLTGPYDFIFMDSAKSKYIEFLPECLRLLRVGGVLMVDDVFQAGTILDPIEDIPRSQRTIYRKLNQFLDTVMTHPDLTSSLLPLGDGVIMITKEREITE; this is encoded by the coding sequence ATGCGAAACGAAATGATGCATCGACCAGTAGTCAAAAAAGAACTTGTCGATTTTATGAGAAATAAACAGAAAAAAATTCAAGGGGAATTAGGTGTGATTGAAGAAGAAGCACATGAAGCAGGTGTTCCGATTATTCCCCATGAGACTGTTGTGTTTCTACAATTTTTCCTCAATCAAATCAAACCCAAAAATATTTTAGAAATAGGAACAGCAATTGGCTTTTCTTCTAGCTTGATGGCCCAATACGTGGGTGAAGAGGGTCATGTAACAACAATCGATCGTTTTGATGTGATGATCAGAAAAGCTAAAGTAACATACGAACGATTAGGATTGACGGATAAAGTTACGTTATTAGAAGGACAAGCAGCAGAAATTTTACCTACACTAACGGGTCCCTATGATTTTATTTTTATGGATAGTGCGAAATCAAAATATATTGAATTTCTGCCTGAATGTTTACGATTATTGCGCGTAGGAGGCGTTTTAATGGTGGATGATGTGTTTCAAGCAGGAACGATTTTAGACCCAATTGAAGACATTCCACGTAGTCAAAGAACGATCTATAGAAAACTGAATCAATTTTTAGACACAGTCATGACGCATCCAGATTTGACATCAAGTTTGCTACCGCTTGGAGATGGTGTAATCATGATTACAAAAGAAAGAGAAATAACTGAATAA
- a CDS encoding FAD-dependent oxidoreductase, translating into MSQEIYDLIVIGGGSAALSAGIYAGRAMLDTLIIEKDKIGGQVTTTSEIVNYPAIRATTGPELMEDMRLQALDFGVEFTTDEVIDVDLSQTVKTVKSATKTYQAYAVIIATGASARKIGFPGEVEFTGRGIAYCSTCDGEFFQGLDIFVLGGGYAAAEEAVYLTRYGKSVTMIIREPDFTCAKLTAEAAKQHPDIKIVYNTEVKEITGDDFVRKAVFVNNETGEEITYEAPEGSTFGMFVFAGNKPSTEIFEGKVELDRGYVPTNENMETNVPGVYAAGDLRIKELRQIVTAVADGAIAATNAQKYITEEKTKAGLPIVNERMEKRLAEQHAANKEAAPKNEKKPAKATSGNNTWFPDAMREQLGGIFGKLTKNVTLLQVMDSSEEKSLELNSFLTEFASLSDKISLETIQKGEKADLESKYGIDKLPSVVVLNDQGEYTGIKFSGIPSGHEVNSIVLAVYNVGSAGQPIEEPVVNKIKDLPKKKVQIFVSLTCHYCPDVVAACQRIASINHDVEAEMIDIGVFPELKTEKKIMSVPAMIIDDQEIVFGSKNMDEIIEILEK; encoded by the coding sequence ATGAGTCAAGAAATTTATGATTTGATTGTGATTGGCGGCGGATCAGCTGCTTTATCTGCAGGAATTTACGCAGGTCGTGCGATGCTAGATACATTGATTATTGAAAAAGACAAAATTGGTGGACAGGTAACAACAACATCTGAAATTGTGAATTATCCAGCGATTCGCGCAACAACTGGACCTGAATTGATGGAAGATATGCGTTTACAAGCATTAGATTTTGGCGTTGAATTTACGACAGATGAAGTGATTGATGTTGATTTAAGTCAAACCGTAAAAACGGTGAAATCTGCTACCAAAACCTATCAAGCCTATGCTGTGATCATTGCAACAGGTGCTTCAGCACGTAAAATCGGTTTCCCAGGAGAAGTTGAGTTTACTGGTCGTGGGATTGCGTACTGTTCAACATGTGACGGTGAATTTTTCCAAGGCTTAGATATATTCGTCCTTGGTGGCGGATATGCAGCCGCAGAAGAAGCAGTTTATTTAACTCGCTACGGTAAATCAGTAACAATGATTATTCGAGAACCTGATTTCACTTGTGCGAAATTAACCGCAGAAGCAGCAAAACAACATCCAGATATTAAAATTGTCTACAATACAGAAGTAAAAGAAATAACTGGAGACGACTTTGTTCGTAAAGCGGTTTTTGTCAACAATGAAACAGGGGAAGAAATAACCTATGAAGCACCAGAAGGCAGCACTTTTGGTATGTTCGTATTCGCTGGAAATAAACCAAGCACAGAAATTTTTGAAGGAAAAGTCGAATTAGATCGTGGCTATGTACCAACGAATGAAAATATGGAAACAAATGTCCCAGGAGTTTATGCAGCAGGAGATTTACGTATCAAAGAATTACGTCAAATCGTCACAGCTGTGGCAGATGGCGCAATCGCTGCAACAAATGCGCAAAAATATATCACAGAAGAAAAAACAAAAGCTGGTTTGCCAATCGTCAATGAGCGTATGGAAAAACGTCTAGCCGAACAACATGCAGCAAATAAAGAAGCGGCACCTAAAAATGAGAAGAAACCTGCTAAAGCAACGAGTGGAAATAACACTTGGTTCCCAGATGCTATGAGAGAACAATTAGGCGGTATTTTTGGAAAACTAACTAAAAACGTTACATTACTTCAAGTGATGGATAGCAGTGAAGAAAAATCACTAGAATTAAACTCTTTCTTAACAGAATTTGCTTCATTAAGTGATAAAATTTCATTAGAAACTATCCAAAAAGGTGAAAAAGCAGATTTAGAATCAAAATATGGCATTGATAAATTGCCAAGTGTGGTTGTGTTGAACGATCAAGGTGAATACACAGGAATTAAATTTAGCGGTATTCCAAGCGGACATGAAGTGAATTCAATCGTCTTAGCGGTTTATAATGTGGGAAGTGCTGGACAACCGATAGAAGAGCCTGTGGTTAATAAAATCAAGGATCTACCTAAAAAGAAAGTTCAGATTTTTGTTTCATTGACATGCCATTATTGTCCAGATGTGGTAGCTGCGTGTCAAAGAATTGCATCAATCAATCATGATGTTGAAGCTGAAATGATTGATATCGGTGTGTTCCCAGAATTGAAAACAGAGAAGAAAATCATGAGTGTACCAGCAATGATTATCGATGATCAGGAAATTGTTTTTGGTTCTAAGAATATGGATGAAATTATTGAAATATTAGAGAAATAA
- a CDS encoding alpha/beta hydrolase: MLFLLFQKSLTAFAEKFTSTNEPVEIHTPTIFVPGTNGTVNRFNGLIKELDSKADILKVIVATDETVFSKGKIRSETKHPVIVIAFEDSSNKTLPIQGKWYQLALSYIQKKYSFETYNYFGHSNGGLVITSYLEEFQQAADPSLSKLITLGTPYNDTSKKYNEAVTSFARVKETSELLKGYLKNQENIPNTIEMLNIAGEVAETASDNTVPVQSVFSGRYIYQNNITNYQERLIQGEDTSHSELVENKEVINSIKEFFW; the protein is encoded by the coding sequence ATGCTATTTCTGTTATTTCAAAAAAGCTTAACGGCATTTGCTGAAAAGTTTACATCGACAAATGAACCTGTGGAAATTCATACACCAACGATTTTTGTTCCGGGAACGAATGGTACAGTAAATCGTTTTAACGGATTGATCAAAGAATTAGATTCCAAGGCTGATATATTAAAAGTGATTGTAGCGACAGATGAAACGGTCTTTTCCAAAGGCAAAATAAGGAGTGAGACAAAACATCCTGTCATAGTAATTGCCTTTGAAGACAGTAGCAATAAAACATTACCCATTCAAGGGAAATGGTATCAATTAGCATTAAGTTATATTCAAAAAAAATATTCATTTGAGACGTATAATTATTTCGGTCATTCAAATGGTGGATTGGTCATCACTTCTTATTTGGAAGAATTTCAGCAAGCAGCCGATCCGTCATTGTCTAAACTAATAACCCTAGGCACACCATATAATGATACTTCCAAAAAATACAATGAAGCTGTGACATCATTTGCACGAGTGAAAGAAACAAGTGAGCTATTAAAGGGATATTTAAAAAATCAAGAAAATATCCCTAATACGATTGAGATGTTGAATATTGCCGGAGAAGTAGCAGAGACCGCTTCTGACAATACTGTACCTGTGCAAAGTGTATTTTCTGGGAGATATATTTATCAAAATAACATTACTAATTATCAAGAACGATTGATTCAAGGTGAGGACACTAGTCATAGCGAACTGGTGGAGAATAAAGAAGTGATCAATAGTATAAAAGAATTTTTCTGGTAA
- a CDS encoding lipoate--protein ligase: MIFVPNENNDPRVNLAIETYLLKEKPLDEPILLFYINDPSIIIGRNQNTIEEINKEYVDEHGIHVVRRLSGGGAVYHDHGNLNFSFIMPDDGNSFRDFEKVTQPIIQALHELGVSGAELKGRNDLVIDGMKFSGNAMYATAGRMFAHGTLMFDSNIDEVVNTLKVRKDKIESKGIKSVRSRVTNIKPFLPADKQEMTTEEFREDILLKIFGVDSVDQVKTYELTDADWEKINQISDEYYRNWDWNYGKSPAFNLERHQRFPIGSIDAQMNVEDGEIKEIKIFGDFFGLGEIKDVEDILTGTKYEKAAIEAAVDKINIKKYFGNIEKADLVALLY, translated from the coding sequence ATGATTTTTGTACCAAATGAAAACAATGATCCAAGAGTTAATTTAGCGATTGAAACGTATTTGTTAAAAGAGAAACCATTAGATGAACCGATTCTATTATTTTATATTAATGATCCATCGATTATTATTGGTCGTAACCAAAATACAATTGAAGAGATCAACAAAGAATATGTAGATGAACACGGGATTCATGTGGTTCGACGTTTAAGTGGTGGTGGTGCTGTTTATCATGATCATGGGAACTTGAATTTTAGTTTTATTATGCCAGATGATGGCAATTCCTTCCGTGATTTTGAAAAAGTGACACAACCGATTATTCAAGCCTTGCATGAGTTAGGAGTTTCCGGTGCAGAATTAAAAGGCCGTAATGATTTAGTTATAGACGGGATGAAATTTTCTGGAAATGCAATGTATGCCACAGCGGGAAGAATGTTCGCACATGGTACATTGATGTTTGATAGTAATATTGATGAAGTAGTTAATACCTTAAAAGTTCGTAAAGATAAAATCGAATCTAAAGGGATCAAATCCGTTCGTTCTCGGGTGACGAATATCAAACCATTTCTCCCAGCAGACAAACAAGAGATGACGACAGAAGAATTTCGTGAAGATATTTTGTTGAAAATTTTTGGTGTAGACTCTGTTGATCAAGTGAAAACGTATGAGCTAACGGATGCAGATTGGGAAAAAATCAATCAGATTTCAGATGAATATTATCGCAACTGGGATTGGAATTATGGAAAATCCCCAGCCTTTAACTTAGAGCGTCATCAACGTTTTCCAATTGGTTCTATTGATGCTCAAATGAATGTGGAAGACGGTGAAATCAAAGAAATCAAAATCTTTGGCGATTTCTTTGGATTAGGTGAGATTAAAGATGTTGAGGATATTTTAACGGGTACAAAATATGAAAAAGCAGCAATTGAAGCAGCTGTAGATAAGATAAACATCAAAAAATATTTTGGAAATATCGAAAAAGCAGATTTAGTAGCATTATTGTATTAA
- the ahpC gene encoding alkyl hydroperoxide reductase subunit C yields the protein MNLINTKLLDFECDAYQDGEFIKVSTADVLGKWSIFFFYPADFSFVCPTELGDMQDHYDHLKELNCEVYSVSEDSHFVHKAWADATDTIGKIKYPMLADPNGKIARFFGVLNEELGQAYRGTFIVSPEGEIKSYEINDMGIGRNAEELVRKLEASQFVAEHGDKVCPANWKPGEETIAPSLDLVGKI from the coding sequence ATGAACTTAATCAACACAAAACTATTAGACTTTGAATGTGACGCGTATCAAGATGGAGAGTTTATTAAAGTGTCAACTGCAGACGTATTAGGCAAATGGAGTATTTTCTTCTTCTATCCAGCTGACTTTTCATTTGTTTGTCCAACAGAATTAGGGGACATGCAAGATCATTACGATCATTTAAAAGAGTTGAATTGTGAAGTGTACTCAGTATCAGAAGATAGCCACTTTGTTCATAAAGCATGGGCGGATGCGACTGATACAATCGGAAAAATTAAATACCCAATGTTAGCTGATCCAAATGGTAAGATTGCTCGTTTCTTCGGCGTTTTAAATGAAGAATTAGGTCAAGCATACCGTGGAACATTTATCGTTAGCCCAGAAGGCGAAATCAAATCTTATGAAATCAACGACATGGGAATTGGCCGTAATGCAGAAGAGCTAGTGCGTAAATTAGAAGCTTCTCAATTTGTTGCAGAGCATGGAGATAAAGTATGTCCAGCTAACTGGAAACCAGGTGAAGAGACTATTGCACCAAGCTTAGATTTAGTTGGCAAAATCTAA
- a CDS encoding DUF975 family protein — protein MKSQITNAKHREQARISLNDNWGAMAWITFLAVFIRFIIGSVVGNIVNFPQESFGSSLVSFLLNNGVFFALTYGTYYCALQVLRGKKVGSPMLATMFQGKFYFPMLVINLIQYLVELVLNLVVLLPVLLSYGTVLYFGLMFNTVTVEQFQNQIAGNVLLGLLLVVFGLLMILAGVFISGVFQFAVWVKIDDPELSVGDALKYALYLMQGRFGQYLLLQLSFIGWFIVGILVLGIGLLWVIPYHDVAIASFYDTAREEKVASLVNK, from the coding sequence ATGAAAAGTCAAATTACAAATGCTAAACATCGAGAACAGGCTCGTATTTCTTTGAACGATAATTGGGGGGCTATGGCATGGATTACATTTTTAGCAGTTTTTATCCGCTTCATTATTGGCTCTGTTGTTGGCAATATCGTTAATTTTCCTCAGGAGAGTTTTGGAAGTAGTCTGGTATCATTTTTATTGAATAACGGCGTCTTTTTTGCACTTACCTATGGAACGTATTACTGTGCGTTACAAGTTTTACGTGGAAAAAAGGTAGGATCGCCAATGCTTGCGACTATGTTTCAAGGAAAATTTTATTTTCCAATGTTAGTCATTAATCTGATTCAATATTTAGTTGAATTAGTGCTTAATCTAGTCGTTTTACTACCAGTTCTTTTATCTTATGGAACAGTTTTGTATTTTGGATTAATGTTTAATACTGTTACAGTAGAACAATTTCAAAATCAGATTGCTGGAAATGTTCTTTTAGGTCTACTATTAGTGGTTTTTGGTTTGCTAATGATCTTGGCAGGTGTATTTATTAGCGGTGTATTCCAATTTGCAGTTTGGGTCAAAATCGATGATCCGGAATTATCTGTAGGTGATGCGCTCAAATATGCGTTATATTTAATGCAAGGTCGCTTCGGTCAATATTTATTATTACAACTGTCCTTTATTGGTTGGTTTATTGTTGGTATTCTAGTTTTAGGTATTGGGCTATTATGGGTGATCCCTTATCATGATGTAGCTATTGCAAGTTTTTACGATACTGCACGTGAAGAGAAGGTAGCGTCTTTAGTAAACAAATAA